In one window of Caloenas nicobarica isolate bCalNic1 chromosome 34, bCalNic1.hap1, whole genome shotgun sequence DNA:
- the LOC136000658 gene encoding putative uncharacterized protein DDB_G0291608, whose product IVPNSPHSPQFPHNPQISPLPPTPPIPPILPNSSITPNSPISPNSPPFLLPIASNSPHSPTTPNSPHSPHSPHNP is encoded by the exons ATTGTCCCCAattctccccattccccccaattcccccataacccccaaatctccccatTACCCCCAactccccccattcccccaatTCTCCCCAATTCCTCCATaacccccaattcccccatttcccccaattCTCCCCCATTCCT TCTCCCCATAGCCTCCAactccccccattcccccacaacccccaattccccccattctccccattccccccataaCCCCTAA